A stretch of DNA from Eschrichtius robustus isolate mEscRob2 chromosome 12, mEscRob2.pri, whole genome shotgun sequence:
aattattagagaaacgcaaatcaaaactacaatgaggtatcacaccacaccggtcagaatggccatcatcaaaaaaatctacaaacaataaatgctggagagggtgtggagaaaagggaaccctcccacactgttggtgggaatgtaaattggtgcagccactatggaaaacagtatggaggttccttaaaaagctaaaaacagaactaccatatgacccagcaatcccgctactgggcatatacccagagaaaaccataatttgtaaagatacatgcaccccaatgttcactgcagcactatttacaacagccaggacatggaagcaacctaaatgtgcacaaacagaggagtggataaagaagatgtagtacatatatacaaaagaacaaaataatgccatttgcagcaatatggatggacctagagattgtcatactgagtgaagtaagtcagacacagaaagacaaatattatatgatatcgctcatacgtggaatctaattttaaaaaacaatacaagggcttccctggtggcacggtggttaagaatccgcctgccaatgcaggggacatgggttccagccctggtccaggaagatcccacgtgccgcggagcaacgaagcccatgcgtcccaactactgagcctgcgctctagagcccgggcgccacaactactgagtccacgtgccacaactactgaagcccacacacttagagcctgtgctccacaacaagagaagccaccacaatgagaagcccgcgcaccgcaaagaagagtagcccccactcgccgcaactagagaaaagcctgtgcgcagcaacgaagacccgacgcagccaaaagtaaacaaataaatttataaaaaacaaaacaatacaaatgaacttatctacaaaacaggaacagacttacagatatcgaaagcaaacgtatggttaccaaggggctggtggggagggataaattgggagattgggatggacgtATACccactcctatatataaaatagataactaataagaacctgccgtagagcacaggaaactctactcaatactctgtaatggcctatatgggaaagaatctttaaaaaaagagtgggtataggtatacgtataactgattcactttgctgtgcacctgaaactcacacagcattgtaaatcaactatactccaataaaaattaaaaaaaaaaaaaaaaagaaaagaaaaagaaaaatcagctcaAGCCCAAGAACAGGGTGGAGGTGACCAAAGGGGGCAGAGGGGCGGGGGCACTCACCAACGAAGGTTTTCAGGATGGGGTCGATGGGGTGGGGCTGGTCCGAGACGAGGAACTTGACTGCTGTGATGACAGAGCAGCGGGTGTGCGGCTGACCTGCAGGACAGGAGGGGGCTCTTGGGGCGGGCACGGCGGGTCCCGGACACCCACAGGCCAGAGGGCGCTGAGGCTCCCCTCGCCTCCGTGGGAGACAGAACCACATCCCCTCCCCACGCGAGACGCCCCGCCCATCTCTGGGGAAGCTGATGCTACCACTTTCCTTGGCAGCCCAGAATCTCCCCTGAAATCTTCCTACTTCGGCTGAGAGGGTAAAACTGCCAGTTCTCAGGCAGCCACGCCAAGGGCAGGAACGGAGAACGAGAACCCAAGACAGGGCTCAACTCGAAGAAAGACCTCTCTGCCCAGGCCTTGGGGCTGTGTTGTATTTTTCAGACACATTATCTCAATTAATACTCAGGATTAATTAATCCTAGTCATtggttgataataataataaatcatataatatttgtaacAATAGTTAATAAAAATTCTTcttaatctccattttacacGTGAGGAGAGACCGGAAAGGTTAAATTCacgtctaaggtcacacagcaggtccaGAATTCACCGGCTGCTTCTGAGCCCTCTCTGTGggcttctccaaggagggagcagTTGTGCTTCAAGCAGGCTGAACTCACTTAATTTTGCTTTTCTGCTTGCTTTCTGAGTAGAGGAGCTGCAGAAAGGGAAGGGAGTACACTTCCCATTAGGGTGAAGGAGATTAATCGGCAGCTTCCACCCCTCCGGCACACAGCACTGAATGGGTTAAGGCTGTTTCCATCCAAGACTTCAGTTCAAGACTCAGCAGAAAGTTTACAATTTGATGCTAGGGTATGAGTGAGTGAGTTACTGACTTCAGACTTgtagtttttttcctctttctctttccatccTGACTGGCTCCTAAGAAGATTCAGGGTGGCTGATGAAGATAATACACATAGAATAGGATTAATtgaattaagaaaaatgaggccAAGGACAAAGTGAGATGGAAACCAGAGTGAGGGGCATGCAGCGAGAGGCAACTAGAAAGTCCTATGAACTTGCTAGAAGCAGGCCGCCGATTCGGCTCTAAGCATCCCAGCAGCTGGCAGTTAAATAGGAAATGTGACTGGTTAGCTGGTTCAACAGTGGGCACGAGGTCTAAACAAATCTGAGCTTAGAAAAGGCAGGGCTGGCCCTCATCCCAAGACTCTCGCCTCCCAAGGTTCCTTGTGAAGAGCCCTGTGCAGTGTAACAGGTGATGTCCTCAACGTGGTTGTCCTGTCCACACAGCGGTGAGGGCCCAGAGCTGCTGCTTGTGTACCAGCAACCCAGGAAGGGCTTAACCGGAGTCACTGACACAGCAACGATAGTGGATACCAGCAGTACTAATCAGGTACCACCCACTATACCAAGCACTTTGGCTGCATTATGTCAACTAACACAGCACTGACCCTCCGGGGACCAGGTGACCAGCTCAAGGCCTGGAGGCCTTTCGCCCTCAGGGGCTTCCACTTGCCTAAGAGCCCACAGTCCACCTGCCCGCTTTCCTCCCTCCTGAGCTGCAGAACATCCTGACGCGCCCTAACCCCGGAACGTAAGACCTGCCTTCCTCACCCCTTCCCTGGCCCTCTCCACAGCCTGGTGCCTGGCATCCAATCCTAGGCCACGTTTCCATTTGCTCCTGCCTCATGCTAGCCCGAGACAGCTGCATCCTGCAGGCTGCCGTTTCTGGCCCCTCAGAGAACTGCCTTTACTAACTCTCACCTGGACCACAAGGCTGCTGTCCACAAGTGGCACCGTGAAAAGTTTGTCGCAGGGACACATCAAGGATTCTGTCCCCTCCATCCCAGAGGGTCCCACAGGAAGAGGCCTTTAAGTCTCAGGAAACACTGTTTTTAACGGCTCCTCTGCCTTGAATCTTGTCAACACTGTGACTCTCAAGACCCGATGACCAGAACAAGTTCGCCCAATGTGGACCTCCGCCCACCTCCGATCTGGGCTGCCTGTGCCCATCCCTGTGCCCCTACCTGCAGCAAGCTGCTTCCGGAACCGGGGCAGGAGAAATGGAGGGTTCACGAGGACCAGCTTCCCGAGGCACTCGGCCACCACCCCCCGGGTGCCCTCCTCGGCGCCCTCGCAGCGCTGGAACAGCAGGGCCCAGATGTCCTCGGTGTAGGGCTTCAGGCTGTCGGGCTGGGCGGCCCCCAGGGCCTCCCGGAGCGAGTGTAGCAGCAGGTACTGCCGCCGGGGCTCGGCCTCCATCTGCCCCAGCAGGAAGGGCAGGAAGTCAGGCAGGTTCCCCGCGCCCACGCGGCCCAGCGCGTAGGAGGCAGCCGCCCTCACGTCCTCGCTGGGCGAGCCCAAGGCTTCCAGGAGCACCGCCTTCAGCTCCCGCTGGGGGCCCGGCCCGGCCACCTGGCCCACTTCGGCCAGCGACAGGAACGCCAGCACCTTGACCCCTGGGCTCGAGCTGGGCGACCTGGCATCGCAGACCAGGCGGTTGGCCATGCCCGCCACCTCCTGGGGACAGGCCACTGCGAGGGCCGCCACGCACCGAGCCAGCGAGTGGAACACCTGCTTGTGCAGGCCGGGCCCGCCGCCCGCCACCTGCTCGTAAACGGGCGCCGTGAGCAGGCTGACGAGCTCGGTGTAGTCCACGCACGGCGGCCgggtccccaccagggcctgTAGGAAGCCTTCGGCGGCCGCTAGCACACCGGCCGGCAGGAGGGGCGAGCGCAGCAAACGCAGCAGCTCTGCAAGCACAGGGCCGCTGACCTCGGCCAACAAGGCTGGCTGGGCACGGGTCACAGTGGCAAGGAAGTTCACAGCCAGCTGGGCCACGTGCATGTCGTTCTCACTGACAAGGGAGGGCAGCTCCGCCAGCACAGCCCGCATGGCGGATGGCGGGAGGCTGAGGCCCTGACTCTGGGCCAGGGCTGCCAGGGCGGCCAGTGTGGCCAGCCGCAGAGCCCGCTGGTTCTTCCGCAGGAACGAGGCCAGAATGGGCAGTGCCTCGGCTAGGATGGGCTGCAGGTCGATCCGCAGCGGGGACACGGCCACCAGTGTGAGCGCCTTGATGGCAGAGAGCCGGGTGATCTCATTCCGCAGGCGGTCCAGGAGGAGCAAGAGCGACGGCTCCAGGTTATCCCCGAGCCGGTCACCCAGGTGGCCCACGAGGTGGCCCATGCAGGAGATGGCCCGCTCCTTCACCTCCTGGTCCAGGTCGGTGGCACGAAGCCGTGCCAGGGTGGCCACGGACATCTCTCCAATGTAGGGCTCGGGGTCCAGCGTCCGAGGCCCGTCCAGCGGCCACAGGGCCCTCACCAGCTCCTGGAGCACCAGCAGGGCCTCGGCTGCGATCTTGTAGAAAGGGTCAGCCACGCAGGCCATCACAGGTGGCAGGAGAGTGGGCAGGTGGGCGTGGAAGGCCTCAGCCGGCTCTGTGCCCAGCAGCCCCTGCAGGAAAGCCAGGGCATCCATCCGGATGGTGGAGGAGCTGGAGCGGTCCGCCAGCGAGAAGACGATGCctgggttgggggcggggggggcggggggggggaggcgggCCAAGGTTACCAGGCCACAGACCCTGACCCAACTCAGCCCTCCCTGGATGCAGGGGTGGAGTACCCTCAGGCGTCTGAGCTGGACCCAGGCACCTGGGCTCTCATGCAGCAGATTCTATGAGGTCAGGGCTTGGCCGTGGCCGGAGCCAGGGCTGAGGACACAGGCCAGGAAACCTATTGAAAAACAGGACATCGGGCCTGCACCCCATCCCTGTTCTCACTGTtggcagtggggagccactgTAGGCTGCTGAACAGCGGCACTCTCAGGgattgggggctgggggctgggctcaGGGAGAAGCCCAGAACAGCAGACACTGGGTTCCAGTTCATCCTACCTGCTACCAGCACGGGCATGTGCTCTGCCAGGCTGCCTGGGAGGACGCCTGCCAGCTCGGTGAGGAGGCTGAAGCAACCCTGGCGGGCCCTGACACTCCGATCTTTAAGCTGCCTCTGCAGGGCCTTAATCACAAGAGGCACCTGTGGATGGAGGGGGGAGGTCAGTGACCACCCAGGAACCTCCACACCCCACCCACTACTGGGGGACTCTGCCCGGGCACCTGCCCATGGAGGACCCCCAGCGTGGAGAGGATCATTCCACCCCAAGCTTCCCATCACTTGCTCTGTACCAGGCACCTGATTCCACACTTGCCTTCTGAGGTGGGTACTAGTCCTGTGCCCAGCTGACAGatgggaaacaggcacagagttgaagtaacttgctcaaggtcaccggGCAGCGTGGTTCTCACTCCTACACTTGGTGAGGGTGAAGCACCGgggtccccttccctcccccagctagATCCCCTCCCCAGTGAGCTCATCCACTTCTGAGTTGAGGATTCCCCTGAAGCAATGACTCCTAGACCTACATCTCTGACACGAGACTTGTGTGCCAACTGCCCGCCAGACATCTCTACTCCGGCATCCAACGAGGGCTTCGAACATTAATGTCCAGAACAGAACTCTAGACATGCCCCCGCTCCACCCTCCACCATCTCAGGGACTGCACTATTTTTAGCCAGAGCCCAGAACTCACATGACACCTCCCTGCCCCTTGCCTTTCACATCCATCTGCAAAACCCAAAACTATCTCTCAAGTCCGACCACctgtccccctgccccctgcccaaggCACCACGCCCTTTCACCTGCACAGCTGCAGCGGCCTCCAGCCCATTACAATCCATTCCCCACATAGCAGCCGGAGTGAGCTTTTTCAAATGTGAGTGGGATCCCATAATTCCCCTCCCGTGGCTTCTACCCTCTTAGAATAAAACTGAACCCccttcctgtggcctggaaccCTACTTGTGCTGTGGGCTATCTGCCCGAGACTGTGTGGTCCAGGGCCAGGGACTTCATCCGTCTTGCTCCCTGTTGTGCCCCGCCACTTCATGCACAGGGccgggcacacagcaggtgctcggtACGCACAATCCGGTGGGTGGAGAGATGGGGGGcggtgggagggtggggagatggaggagggaagggttgtgagcaggaaggaggggcagggggaggggcaggcaggcaCACCTGTCCTCGTAGCATCTGGAGGTTGCTTCCCGACTGGGTGGGCTCCTCCGTGGCCTCCAGCCATCCCTTCGGGGGCCGCGTCTGCCGCAGCAGCACGATGTAAGCCCCGAACACGTCGGCCTTGACATTCTCCTCGCGTTCCCTGAAGCGGCGGATGAGCACGGGCGCCAGGGTGCAGTGGAAGCTGGGCAGCAGGTCGGGCCGAGAGCTGATCAGGGCCGCCAGGCACTTGGCCGCTGCCCGGCGCACCTTCCAGCTCATGTCATCGTCGTCGCTGTACTCGTCCTCGCTCTCTGGGGCGGGAACCAGACACCCATGGAGCCCTGCGCACCACCCAGGGCGGTCTCCCAGGACGGAGGGGTGAGAAGTGAGGGGGCAGTGAGGGGGGCTCCGCCGGGGCCTCACCTTTCCATGGTCACTACCGGTTAATGAacacctgctgtgtgctaggGGTGGCGTCAAGCAGGGAACCAGCTGGAGTTACACCAGGGTCCTCCCGCTGCCTCCAGACTCTTGGTTGTTTTGACTGCACCAGGGAAAAACTGACTCCCAAGCTTCCAGTGAGGATTTAGGGAATCCATCTGGGGCACAAGACCCATCCTTGGGTTTCAGGACTGGCTGCGTGATGTTTCATTTACTGGGATTTCAGAAGGGAAAGGTGATAGCTCCCCTGCCCCAGACAGGGTCCTGATTCCGGCTTCCAAGCAGGACTAACAATAAGGAAAAGCTGTGTTTGTGTGGCTCTCCACTCTCCAAGCTCCCCCAAGAGGTCAGAGCTCAAGTCTTCACCATGCCTCAGGAATGAAGGTGTCTTGAGCCCCCTTTTGTAGATGATACATATAAGGCTCAGAGAGAATGAGGAACTCTCCTGAGGACACACAGCTAGAAACAGCAGAGATGAATGAGGCCCACAAGGCCAACTCATACACCTGGGGAGACACACATGAGGCTCAGAGGGGGACGGTCCTCCCCAGGGACACCCCCAGGCACAGGCTCAAAGGCCAGCGTGTTCCTACCCACACTGCTCTGCAGAGAACTCAGACTCTCAGAGCACTGCATCTGGACAAGCCATAGTGGGCCAGGTGGATGGTCCCCCAGACGTGTCTTGTCAGCGTAGCAGATGTGTCCCCTCTGATGGACCCTTGTTTGTTATTTCCACCCTATGTCACCCatgaagaaacatccagagcTCCCTGTTACTAACAAGAAAATGTCCAATCTCCTTGGCCGGGCACTTGAGCCCAAAATGCCTGTCCAATCTCATCTCCTACCACCGCATCTCACTCTGAGTACCCATCAGGACCTAAGGCCCTCACCTCCATCAATGCCTCCAGGGCCCAGGGCCTTCCCTCTGAGTGACAGACAGGCCCACAGGCacagaaggaaagaagccattGAGTCCATCCCCCATCCAGGTATCTCTCCCTGTCAGTGCCAATCATTCCACCACTAGAGCTTCACTCTGCTGGGTTAAAGCAATGGCTGTTGGAAACCATAACTAAAAGGGTACAGAGATGGCAGCATGAGGTGGGCGAGTCTGGCAAACATGGCTCCAAGGCCCAGCTacgccacttcctagctgtgttaTCTCAGGCAAATCTCTTCTCATAAGTGTCCGTCTCCTTGTCTGAAATATGGGGATGATAATAAATACCTGGTTTCCTAGGGTCATTATAAGGAACATGAAATACGAGAGtacttaggggacttccctgctggtccagtggttaagaatccaccttccaaagcaggggacgtGGACTCGatcgctggtcggggaactaagatgccacatgccgtggggcaactaagcccgcacgccacaactagagagaagcccgagcgccacaatgaaagatcccgcgtgtcgcaactaagacctgacacagccaaaaataaacaaataaatattaaaaaaaaaaatagcacgtAGGACATcaggagatgctcaataaacatcagCAATTACTACTATCTTGTGATCTGTGCAATCAGAGAGTGTGGGCACCACAGAGGATCCAGATTTCCAAGGGCAGGGCTGGAGCCTGAGGAAGAGCTGGGATCAGGATGGGGGCGCCATATGTGGCCCCTGTCTTTGGCTGGGGGATTTGCGGGAAGGCTGCACCCATTTCCACCCAGCAGCCCAAGGACAAGCTGGCCACTCaccttgctcactgaactcacTATCCTCTGTCTCCATCTGCTCCTCTTCCCCGTCACTGTCGTAGTTATAGTTGGGGTCGTGCTTTATGTACTGGAGGCAGAGGCTGGTCACGTTGGGCATGTGGGGGCCCATCTCCTTGGGGCACCTGTGGGTTGGGATAGGGGAGGCTCTGCTGGACCCAGGCAGGACAGGGTTGGGGATGGGGCCCAGTGGTGAGTCCTGAGACCTGACTGCTTTGAGGCCAGCATCCTGCCCCCACTCCATCCCCACCAACTTCTCAAAGAAACCCCGGGGCCCCCGTTTTCCAGCACCCCTGTTGCACCTACTTCCTCAGGAAGGCCTcaaaggcctggaggcaggaCTCCCGAAGCTCATCATCATCCAGGTTGCAGAACTCCTCCACCAGAGGCACCAGCCGGTCCAGATGGGTCCCTGCAGGGCCAGGTGGGTCACTGAGGCAAGGCGAGGTGAGGCCAGACCATCTCCGGGGCTCCCCCAGCCCACAGCATTCAGCCTGTGCCTGCACCTGCAGCCCTGGCCACTGCAAAGTTACTCAGAGGCTTCAGAGTCAAGCAGATGTGGGTTCTAGCCCTGACTCAGCGCCCTATAAGCTATGGGACCTTGGGCACATCACAACATTCTTTAACCTCAGACCATTCATCTTCACAGTAGGGATAACAATGCCTACCAGCCAGAGAGTTTGTCAAGATTAACGATAAGATTCAGATAAAGATCTCCACCCAGGTCCTGGCAcaaagcaggcactcaataagaAGCATCTGTTGTTGAAACTATTACTCATGTTCTTGCCTTATTTCCTGCACTAGGTTGTAGACCTGGGCAAGGAAAGTGGGGAGGCAGGCACTGCCCTTACCAGGCAAGGGGGGCCCCCTCACTGGTCCCTGGGCTTTATATGGATTCTGCCCTAGCTCTTCTCCAGCCATACGCTTTCCCACCCTGAACCCTTGTCCGGTCCTGTGCAGTTCCCTCTCCCAGGTCCATGCTCTCGAGGGTGGCTGCTGTTTGGGGGGACGTGGACAAGTGGTTGCCTAGGGTGGGGCAGAGGGTGGAGGGACTGCAAAgaggcacaaggaaacttttgggggtgatggaaatgttctgcatCTTGATTGCGGTGGTAGTTTCACAAGTGCGCGAAAAGTTCAAAacacactgaattgtacactttaagtaaTGCGGTTTATTGTACATACATCATCCCTTTGGAGGCATGACTTATAATTACCCTCGCAAGCCTCTGGGTAGGGCTCAGAAGCAGGTTGAGCTCAGGGCCCACCTGGCTGCCTCTCGAGCCCACTCTTCCTCTTCAGGCGCTTCAgcaccgcccccgcccctccccacctcaACCACGCCCCTTAACCAAAGAGGTGGCTCACCCGGGCCCCACCCCCTCAGCCCAGGATCCCTGTAgtcggccccgccccctccccgtggGGCCCCTCCCCCTTACCGAGGCGGTGGCCTGCCTGGCGGCCAACGCTACCCAGGCACTGGATCAGGGTGCGGATCGCCGCGGGGCTGGCGGGCGCGCGTGGGCCGGGCAGCCGGTCCAGCAGGTGGTCCGCAAGCTCGACGAAAAGGTCAGTGCTGCAGGCGGCCGCCAGGTGGCCGAGCGCCCCAACAGCCCGCTTGCGCACGGCCAGGCGCGGACTGCTCAGCTGCGGCAGCAGACAGTGCAGGAGGCTGGCGTGGAAGGCGCCCAGCGGGGCGCCCAGCCTGGGGAGCCGGAAGGAAGGGGTGTCGGGTGAGGCCCACCCGGCGGGCAGCCTGGGCCAGGCACTTCCCCTCTCCCCATGGGCTCCTGGCCGCCTCCCCCCTTATGACAACCCAAGGGCCCTCACCCTCCCCAccactgaggccagagtgctCTAAAGTGTGCCTCTGCCTAactccttcagtggctccccagtgcccttcGGATAAGCTGAGCTCCGGGCTCAAGGCAAGAGGGAACACCAGAGAATGGTTTCTGCACAGATAGAACGCAGCCCCTGCAGCAGCTTCTATCCCACGTTCAAACCAGGCCTGTGCTTTTCCTGTCCCATATGTGTCCTGAAACCTTTTCTTCTCTCACTCCACACCAACACATTGACCTCACCCTCACATATCTCTCTGTCCAGCCCAGACCTCTCTCCtgggtttcatttatttatgcattcacctACTATGTGACAGGGCCTGGGCTGGAAACTCGGGAGAGCAAGACGGACTCTGGCCCTCAGTCCTGCCCTATGGAGTTTTCAGTTGAGTGGGTACCTCCCAGGCACCTCGAATTCAACATGTTCCGAACGGAAACCATCACGCCCGCCCCGACATTGCTCCTGGAGCGCACCTACACGGCCAATGGCCCTGTGTCTGCGCCCACAGTTAGGAAAGCCAGACCCCTGGGTGTCAGCCTTGAGTCTCTGCCTCTCATCCACTCCAAGCGCTGTGGAGTCTACCTCCTAAATACAACCTGAATTCACCTGCCTGCAGAAGCCTTCTAAGCAGTCTCCCTGCCCATTCAACCCCCTCCCATCTTCCGTGCACTCTGCACATAGAAAGATCAGTCtaaaacacacaaatacaccCAGGGCATTCCTCATGCCTGCCGAGAACCCCTCCGTGAGCTCCTCACACTTTCAGTAGAATCTTTAGTCAACTGCCCCACCCTCCCAGCCCTCATCTCTCCACACCAGCCCCTCCTCATGACACCCCACGACTGCCTTGCACAACCCCCAGGACCCCATGTCTCTCTGGTCTTTGCCCTCTGGGCCGAGACCATCCAGGGTCTCCCTTATGCTCA
This window harbors:
- the CAND2 gene encoding cullin-associated NEDD8-dissociated protein 2 gives rise to the protein MSTAAFHISSLLEKMTSSDKDFRFMATSDLMSELQKDSIQLDEDSERKVVKMILRLLEDKNGEVQNLAVKCLGPLVGKVKEYQVETIVDALCANMRSDKEQLRDIAGIGLKTVLSELPPAATGSGLATSVCRKITGQLTSAIAQQEDVAVQLEALDILSDMLSRLGAPLGAFHASLLHCLLPQLSSPRLAVRKRAVGALGHLAAACSTDLFVELADHLLDRLPGPRAPASPAAIRTLIQCLGSVGRQAGHRLGTHLDRLVPLVEEFCNLDDDELRESCLQAFEAFLRKCPKEMGPHMPNVTSLCLQYIKHDPNYNYDSDGEEEQMETEDSEFSEQESEDEYSDDDDMSWKVRRAAAKCLAALISSRPDLLPSFHCTLAPVLIRRFREREENVKADVFGAYIVLLRQTRPPKGWLEATEEPTQSGSNLQMLRGQVPLVIKALQRQLKDRSVRARQGCFSLLTELAGVLPGSLAEHMPVLVAGIVFSLADRSSSSTIRMDALAFLQGLLGTEPAEAFHAHLPTLLPPVMACVADPFYKIAAEALLVLQELVRALWPLDGPRTLDPEPYIGEMSVATLARLRATDLDQEVKERAISCMGHLVGHLGDRLGDNLEPSLLLLLDRLRNEITRLSAIKALTLVAVSPLRIDLQPILAEALPILASFLRKNQRALRLATLAALAALAQSQGLSLPPSAMRAVLAELPSLVSENDMHVAQLAVNFLATVTRAQPALLAEVSGPVLAELLRLLRSPLLPAGVLAAAEGFLQALVGTRPPCVDYTELVSLLTAPVYEQVAGGGPGLHKQVFHSLARCVAALAVACPQEVAGMANRLVCDARSPSSSPGVKVLAFLSLAEVGQVAGPGPQRELKAVLLEALGSPSEDVRAAASYALGRVGAGNLPDFLPFLLGQMEAEPRRQYLLLHSLREALGAAQPDSLKPYTEDIWALLFQRCEGAEEGTRGVVAECLGKLVLVNPPFLLPRFRKQLAAGQPHTRCSVITAVKFLVSDQPHPIDPILKTFVGEFMESLQDPDLNVRRATLAFFNSAVHNKPSLVRDLLDDILPLLYQETKIRRDLIREVEMGPFKHTVDDGLDVRKAAFECMYSLLESCLDQLDICEFLNHVEDGLKDHYDIRMLTFIMLARLATLCPVPVLQRVDRLIEPLRATCTAKVKAGSVKQEFEKQDELKRSAMRAVAALLTIPEVGKSPIMADFLSQIRSNPELAALFESIQKDSASAPSTDSTELS